One window from the genome of Silene latifolia isolate original U9 population unplaced genomic scaffold, ASM4854445v1 scaffold_119, whole genome shotgun sequence encodes:
- the LOC141637576 gene encoding long-chain-alcohol O-fatty-acyltransferase-like: MEDDSEAKALLKVCSIIFVSLSYCYFIVSKIPKGKMRLLFILPILVLYTILPLSLSYVFTTGITSSFITWLTSSKLLLYSFGLGPLTTAITGRESDVRNLTHIKSFLTFVLMAAFPIKIKDSTTSYSKKSSKVLPLNLWSKALISSILIAICDKYGEKLQVGVVLVIYSGLLCCLVDIAMGLSNMLVGPMMGLELVEPSNEPYLATSLQDFWGRRWNLMVTHTLRHTVYNPTRVFSSKYLGGKWATALGTMAAFSVSGLMHELIFYYVTRVSPSWEVTWFFVLQGISVTIEVALKRAMGDKLRLHWAVTNPLTVGFVMGTGYLWFFPPLVRNKVDLRSIQELQSLYEAFISFFKWVR, from the coding sequence ATGGAAGATGATAGTGAAGCTAAGGCACTCCTTAAGGTATGCTCAATAATATTTGTTTCCCTTTCTTATTGTTACTTCATTGTTTCCAAAATCCCCAAGGGAAAAATGAGGCTTCTCTTCATCCTCCCTATACTTGTTCTCTACACTATTCTCCCCCTCTCCCTCTCCTATGTCTTCACCACAGGTATTACTTCCTCCTTCATCACATGGCTCACTAGCTCAAAGCTCCTTTTGTACTCCTTCGGTCTCGGCCCGTTAACAACAGCCATAACTGGACGGGAGTCAGATGTACGCAATCTTACCCATATCAAATCGTTCTTGACATTTGTGTTAATGGCAGCTTTTCCTATAAAGATCAAAGACTCAACTACTTCCTATAGTAAAAAGTCATCCAAAGTGTTACCCTTAAATTTGTGGTCAAAGGCTTTGATATCATCCATTTTGATAGCTATATGTGACAAATATGGGGAGAAGTTGCAAGTAGGGGTAGTTTTGGTAATTTACTCTGGTTTGTTATGTTGTTTAGTTGATATAGCCATGGGATTATCTAACATGTTGGTGGGACCCATGATGGGATTAGAGCTAGTTGAGCCATCAAATGAGCCATATCTAGCCACCTCCCTCCAAGATTTTTGGGGTAGGAGGTGGAACCTCATGGTAACACATACACTACGCCACACTGTATATAACCCCACAAGGGTATTTTCGTCCAAATATTTAGGGGGAAAATGGGCCACTGCACTTGGAACAATGGCTGCATTTTCGGTGTCCGGTTTAATGCACGAATTGATTTTCTATTATGTTACACGTGTCAGTCCGTCGTGGGAGGTGACGTGGTTCTTCGTGTTGCAAGGAATAAGTGTAACGATAGAGGTCGCATTGAAGCGGGCGATGGGTGATAAGTTGAGATTGCATTGGGCTGTTACGAACCCATTGACAGTTGGGTTTGTAATGGGTACCGGGTATTTGTGGTTCTTTCCTCCGCTTGTGAGGAACAAGGTTGATCTTAGGTCTATTCAGGAACTCCAGTCATTGTACGAGGCTTTTATAAGCTTCTTTAAATGGGTCCGATGA